Proteins encoded within one genomic window of Roseateles sp. XES5:
- a CDS encoding VirB4 family type IV secretion/conjugal transfer ATPase, giving the protein MNIVNHDLKFGRERARDLGIGTHVPYLRHVDEETIVTKSGLLLQVIRLSGLPYQTMDQAEINARLANRNMTVRSLGSSRFALYATIIRRQIKPAIDGGFDNPFADELNARYMDGLQHRTMFVNELYLTVIRRPMTGRAGKVDRMFDVFRMADNEVEARGEALRDLKDMVSGIVGDFRSYRPEVLSCVTRDGGLYSEPAEFFAKILAAGDERTMPLPRMSLADYVGTGRIMFGRKATEIWSADGATSKVAAMVSIKEYPPMTTPGQLDGLLRLPYEFIVTHSFAPEDRTTVTEAIATISRQISNSDDGGTAVEDDIETARDRLASGEVVFGKHHMTVAVLERDLPRLNRAVADVTAELARMGVVAVREDLNQEAAWWAQLPTNFSYIARQGLISSVNFAGLFSAHNFPSGQTQKVHWGLPISLLETTSQTAYFFNFHEADVGNFTVIGPTGSGKTVALSFLLAQGMRVNPRPRCVFIDKDRGGEIFVRAMGGRYERLSPGEPTGFAPLQLEDTPANRSFGKTLVSYLVTPSDRVLNAEEMAVISDAVDSIYTDFERPQRRLDMLAEALRGRMRSGIGDLADRLKEWTTGDKGWLFNNPTDRLDFAGSVIGFDMTEILSDKRTRSAALLYMFHRIQEILDGRPSMIFLDEGWRLLDDEVFSGFIKDWLKTIRKMNGIVGFGTQSAADVVRSDLRNTIIEQTMTNIFFPNASADEESYRKAFGLSEKEFRFVKQADKTSRTFLIKHAQDSVIARLDLSAMPDLVKVLSGRPETVRECQTLRETYGDEPAAWLPHFCGWTIPEAADA; this is encoded by the coding sequence ATGAATATCGTCAATCACGACCTGAAGTTCGGGCGGGAACGCGCCCGCGATCTTGGGATCGGCACGCATGTTCCCTATCTCCGCCATGTCGACGAAGAAACGATCGTCACCAAGTCCGGCCTGCTGTTGCAGGTCATCCGGCTCTCCGGCCTGCCCTACCAGACGATGGATCAGGCGGAAATCAATGCCCGCCTCGCCAACCGCAACATGACGGTCCGCTCGCTCGGATCGTCACGTTTCGCGCTCTACGCCACCATCATCCGCCGACAGATCAAGCCGGCAATCGACGGCGGTTTCGACAACCCCTTCGCCGACGAGTTGAATGCCCGCTACATGGATGGGCTGCAGCACCGGACGATGTTCGTCAACGAACTGTACCTGACCGTCATTCGCCGGCCGATGACCGGCCGCGCCGGCAAGGTCGATCGCATGTTCGACGTCTTCCGCATGGCGGACAACGAGGTCGAAGCGCGAGGTGAAGCGCTACGCGACCTAAAGGACATGGTGTCCGGCATTGTCGGCGATTTCCGCTCCTACCGCCCGGAAGTCCTTTCCTGCGTCACCCGCGATGGTGGCCTCTATTCCGAACCGGCCGAGTTCTTCGCCAAGATCCTCGCCGCGGGCGATGAGCGGACGATGCCCCTCCCCCGCATGTCACTGGCCGATTACGTCGGGACCGGCCGGATCATGTTCGGCCGCAAGGCAACGGAAATCTGGTCCGCCGACGGCGCGACCTCCAAGGTCGCCGCCATGGTGTCGATCAAGGAATACCCGCCGATGACGACGCCCGGCCAGCTCGACGGGCTGTTGCGCCTGCCCTACGAGTTCATCGTCACCCATTCATTCGCCCCGGAGGACCGGACGACGGTCACGGAAGCGATCGCCACCATCAGCCGGCAGATTTCCAATTCCGACGACGGCGGCACGGCCGTCGAGGACGATATTGAGACAGCGCGGGACCGGCTGGCCTCGGGCGAAGTGGTGTTCGGCAAACATCACATGACGGTGGCGGTGCTTGAGCGCGACCTGCCGCGGCTCAACCGCGCCGTCGCAGACGTCACGGCGGAGCTGGCGCGCATGGGTGTGGTCGCCGTGCGCGAAGACCTCAATCAGGAAGCGGCCTGGTGGGCGCAACTGCCGACCAACTTTTCCTACATTGCCCGGCAGGGGTTAATCTCGTCGGTCAACTTCGCCGGCCTCTTCTCCGCGCACAATTTTCCGTCCGGGCAGACGCAAAAGGTCCATTGGGGCCTGCCGATCTCGCTGCTGGAGACTACCAGCCAGACCGCCTATTTCTTCAATTTCCATGAGGCAGATGTCGGCAACTTCACCGTCATCGGCCCGACCGGCTCGGGCAAGACGGTGGCGCTTTCCTTCCTTCTCGCCCAGGGCATGCGCGTTAACCCGCGGCCGCGCTGCGTCTTCATCGACAAGGATCGCGGTGGCGAGATCTTCGTGCGCGCTATGGGCGGGCGTTATGAGCGACTTTCGCCGGGCGAGCCGACCGGCTTTGCGCCGCTGCAGCTTGAAGACACGCCCGCCAACCGCAGCTTCGGCAAGACGCTGGTCTCTTATCTTGTCACACCGTCGGACCGGGTGCTGAATGCCGAGGAGATGGCGGTCATCTCCGATGCGGTCGACAGCATCTACACCGATTTCGAACGACCACAGCGGCGTCTCGACATGCTGGCGGAAGCGCTTCGCGGCAGGATGCGATCCGGCATTGGCGATCTCGCCGACCGGCTGAAGGAATGGACGACGGGCGACAAGGGCTGGCTGTTCAACAACCCGACCGACAGGCTGGATTTTGCCGGCTCGGTGATCGGCTTCGACATGACTGAGATCCTGTCCGACAAGCGCACGCGCTCGGCGGCGCTCCTCTATATGTTCCATCGTATTCAGGAGATCCTCGACGGCCGCCCCTCGATGATCTTCCTCGACGAAGGCTGGCGCCTGCTCGATGACGAGGTCTTCTCCGGCTTCATCAAGGATTGGCTGAAGACGATCCGCAAGATGAACGGCATAGTCGGCTTCGGCACACAGTCGGCCGCCGACGTGGTGCGTTCCGACCTGCGCAACACGATCATCGAACAGACGATGACCAACATCTTCTTCCCGAATGCGTCGGCCGACGAGGAGAGCTACCGCAAGGCGTTCGGCCTGTCGGAAAAGGAATTCCGCTTCGTGAAGCAGGCAGACAAGACGAGCCGCACCTTCCTCATCAAGCACGCCCAGGACTCGGTGATCGCGCGGCTCGATCTATCGGCGATGCCCGACCTGGTGAAGGTCTTGTCCGGGCGGCCGGAGACGGTGCGCGAGTGCCAGACGCTGCGCGAGACCTATGGCGACGAGCCGGCCGCGTGGCTCCCTCATTTCTGTGGCTGGACCATTCCGGAGGCGGCCGATGCGTAG
- a CDS encoding type IV secretion system protein VirB3 has protein sequence MRDDAPDVEPLIQPLTRPPMYFGVDIIVFVVNGIFGIVVFIASSSFLAPLVVLPVHFIGLYLCQRDIHIVRVAQVFLSMRRAIRNRRFWKAGSYAP, from the coding sequence ATGCGTGACGACGCTCCCGATGTCGAACCGCTCATCCAGCCGCTGACCCGGCCGCCGATGTATTTCGGGGTCGATATCATCGTGTTCGTGGTGAACGGGATTTTCGGGATCGTCGTCTTCATCGCGTCGTCGAGTTTCCTGGCGCCGCTGGTCGTCCTGCCCGTCCATTTCATCGGGCTGTACCTCTGCCAGCGGGACATCCACATCGTCCGCGTGGCGCAGGTTTTCCTGTCGATGCGCCGGGCGATCCGTAACCGACGCTTCTGGAAAGCGGGGAGCTACGCCCCATGA
- a CDS encoding TrbC/VirB2 family protein, which yields MSIPTIPQRPRGKALLSLALLATSAALVPELAYAQSAAPVEGILEWFVGVLQGNVARSLAIIAVCFLGFLFLTGRMAWQGAISIVIGIAIIFGAAELVDAMKAAGGV from the coding sequence ATGAGCATTCCCACGATCCCGCAGCGTCCGCGCGGTAAGGCCCTCTTATCGCTGGCCCTGCTGGCGACCTCTGCCGCGCTGGTCCCTGAATTGGCCTATGCGCAGTCGGCCGCGCCGGTCGAAGGCATTCTAGAATGGTTCGTCGGTGTGCTGCAGGGCAATGTCGCGCGCTCGCTCGCGATCATCGCCGTCTGCTTCCTCGGCTTCCTGTTCCTGACCGGCCGCATGGCCTGGCAGGGCGCGATCTCCATCGTCATCGGCATCGCCATCATCTTCGGCGCCGCCGAACTGGTCGACGCCATGAAGGCAGCCGGGGGTGTCTGA